A window of the Dasypus novemcinctus isolate mDasNov1 chromosome 15, mDasNov1.1.hap2, whole genome shotgun sequence genome harbors these coding sequences:
- the TPT1 gene encoding translationally-controlled tumor protein, whose translation MIIYRDLISHDEMFSDIYKIREIADGLCLEVEGKMVSRTEGSIDDSLIGGNASAEGPEGEGTESTVITGVDIVMNHHLQETSFTKEAYKKYIKDYMKSIKGKLEEQRPERVKSFMTGAAEQIKHILANFNNYQFFIGENMNPDGMVALLDYREDGVTPYMIFFKDGLEMEKC comes from the exons ATGATCATCTACCGGGACCTCATCAGCC ATGATGAGATGTTCTCCGACATTTACAAGATTCGGGAGATCGCGGACGGCCTGTGCCTGGAGGTGGAAGGGAAG ATGGTCAGTAGGACAGAGGGTAGCATTGATGATTCGCTCATTGGTGGAAATGCCTCCGCTGAAGGCCCCGAGGGCGAAGGTACCGAAAGTACAGTCATCACTGGTGTAGATATTGTCATGAACCATCACTTGCAGGAAACCAGCTTCACAAAGGAAGCTTACAAGAAGTATATCAAAGATTACATGAAATC AATCAAAGGCAAACTTGAAGAACAGAGACCAGAAAGAGTAAAATCTTTTATGACAGGGGCTGCAGAACAAATCAAGCACATCCTTGCTAATTTTAACAACTATCAG TTCTTTATTGGTGAAAACATGAATCCAGATGGTATGGTTGCTCTCCTGGACTACCGTGAGGATGGTGTGACCCCATATATGATTTTCTTTAAGGATGGTTTAGAAATGGAGAAATGT TAA